A single window of Syngnathus acus chromosome 23, fSynAcu1.2, whole genome shotgun sequence DNA harbors:
- the dhx57 gene encoding putative ATP-dependent RNA helicase DHX57 — protein MSTRRGGKPNRGGGKFNKPRGRGGGGGGGGGGGRKGESGRWDDDDDFTLCFGPQCPSNRNAKAQNSGSHIRNGNPGRGGGAGDKYNHTKSVLPKPLAKNRTYAKASDSRMHEASSMPMQKIFMTNKNQELVKDLLWDLRTGNLDEHADTGLNDEEEEAEEYDEMDHRDEGQFWTTTDEPVERAASPEEYESDHERPPVEPVVSFFAIGKLSRYGFDRERSKQALESCGGDFGITLEQLLNEVYTERYGQEAVSNAGPSATPIDECLNQRQEEALALAAIFGDRFQERITNSVWVITLETPFLTNKIEKNYSEKSSKTVCQFYLKGNTCRYGSKCKFKHQAPDKGSSDQYGPAQTEISSYSPPEYELEIRFPKGNSYPSQAPVVAYSTNDESVGAAGRLSVTERLFGEALMAAHNKEPVVYTLVSVCEDETTMKELLGVAHHKYSKPPPVVVPPASVAPAKRKVGTSKALVESVCPSRRTTPPVDREDTIPRSKYNGSSRGPKIQPCGAGEADGPEEDNEVAAVLVENVSSVNLRKRVTNNSNQLQENGKLCRDFAKKQSSKSFRSMLEQRTKLPAWDERYNILELLESCQVLVVSGMTGCGKTTQIPQFILDASLAGPADKVANIVCTQPRRISATSVARRVAQERGESLGRSVGYQIRLESVRSSATRLLYCTTGVLLRRLQSDADLQDVTHVIVDEVHERTDESDFLLLVLKDLILQRTDLKIILMSATLNANLFSEYFYDCPTVHIPGHTFPVTQLFLEDAISLTRYVVEDGSPYVRSSRQNSSAASRQGGRGAPKGIVDTLGEDMWNFMSFTKKDFVKDSVPDQQLSLQELTVRFKGCKASVLKTIAAMDLDKINMDLIESLLEWIVDGKHSYPPGAVLVFLPGLAEIKMLFEQLQSNRMFSNRRTDRCVVYPLHSSMSNEEQQAVFNRPPEGVTKIIISTNIAETSVTIDDVVYVVDCGKMKEKSYDASKSMESLDESWVSRANALQRKGRAGRVASGVCFHLFTSHCFRHQLAEQQIPQIQRVPLEQLCLRIKILDVFAEQPLEDVFRCLIEPPATGSLEAAERRLQDLGALTAEEKLTPLGYHLARLPVDVRVGKLMLFGAIFRCLDPALTIAASLAFKSPFVSPWGKQEEANLKKLAFAVARSDHLALLQAYKGWCSAKKATKASGHRYCQENFLSGRVLQEIACVKRQFAELLSDIGFIKEGLRSRDIERLSSKGSDGVLEATGPEANLNAENMDLMSAMLCAALYPNVVQVKAPQDVYKMSIKGAVKMHPNELHFLTKSDGCVHVHPSSVNYSFRQYASPYLVYLEKVKTSRVFIRDCSMVSVYALVLFGGGEINVDMHKGQFVISLDDGWIRFAADSHQVAELIKELRLELDRLLEDKIRNPSMDLCSCPRGSRIIHMIVNLVSTQ, from the exons ATGAGTACAAGAAGAGGTGGGAAGCCCAacagaggaggagggaaaTTTAACAAACCGAGAgggagaggaggtggaggtggaggaggaggaggtggaggtagAAAAGGAGAAAGTGGCCGCtgggatgatgacgacgatttCACCCTTTGTTTTGGACCCCAGTGCCCATCCAACAG AAACGCCAAAGCACAAAATAGCGGCAGCCATATCAGGAATGGCAATCCTGGACGGGGTGGTGGAGCTGGAGACAAATACAACCACACAAAGTCGGTTCTTCCCAAACCCTTGGCAAAGAACCGGACATACGCCAAGGCGAGCGACAGCAGGATGCACGAAGCCAGCAGCATGCCTATGCAGAAGATTTTTATGACCAACAAGAACCAAGAACTCGTCAAGGACCTGCTGTGGGACCTGAGGACCGGCAACTTGGACGAGCACGC TGACACCGGTTTgaatgatgaggaggaggaagcagaagAATACGATGAGATGGACCATCGTGATGAAGGCCAGTTTTGGACCACCACCGACGAGCCTGTGGAGAGAGCGGCGAGCCCGGAAGAGTACGAGTCTGACCATGAACGTCCCCCAGTCGAACCTGTCGTCTCCTTCTTTGCTATCGGCAAACTCAGCAG GTATGGCTTTGACCGCGAACGCAGCAAGCAGGCACTGGAGTCCTGCGGAGGAGATTTCGGCATTACATTGGAGCAGCTACTTAACGAGGTTTACACTGAGCGCTACGGACAGGAAGCGGTTTCCAACGCGGGCCCCTCCGCCACGCCCATCGACGAGTGCCTGAACCAGAGGCAGGAGGAAGCCCTGGCGCTGGCTGCCATTTTTGGGGACCGTTTCCAGGAGCGCATAACCAATTCAGTGTGGGTCATAACCTTGGAGACCCCATTCCTCACAAACAAGATAGAAAAAAACTACAGCGAGAAGTCTTCGAAAACAGTCTGCCAGTTCTACTTGAAAGGAAACACCTGTAGGTACGGCAGCAAATGCAAGTTCAAGCACCAAGCTCCCGATAAAGGCTCATCTGACCAATATGGACCAGCTCAGACCGAGATCAGCAGTTATTCTCCCCCGGAATACGAACTGGAGATCCGTTTTCCCAAAGGGAACAGCTATCCGTCTCAAGCACCGGTCGTGGCCTACAGCACCAACGACGAGTCGGTCGGCGCCGCCGGGAGGCTCAGCGTGACCGAAAGGTTATTTGGGGAAGCGCTGATGGCCGCCCACAACAAAGAACCTGTGGTTTACACTCTGGTCAGCGTGTGCGAGGACGAGACCACCATGAAGGAGCTGCTGGGCGTCGCGCATCATAAATACAGCAAGCCACCGCCCGTTGTGGTTCCCCCTGCCTCGGTTGCCCCGGCGAAGCGGAAGGTCGGGACCAGCAAGGCTTTGGTGGAAAGCGTCTGTCCCAGCAGAAGGACCACACCGCCAGTAGACCGTGAGGACACTATTCCGAGAAGCAAATACAATGGAAGCAGCAGGGGACCTAAAATTCAACCCTGTG GGGCCGGAGAAGCAGATGGGCCAGAAGAAGACAACGAAGTCGCCGCCGTCCTCGTCGAGAACGTCAGCTCCGTCAACCTGAGGAAGAGGGTGACCAATAATTCCAATCAGCTGCAAGAGAATGGCAAGCTGTGCAGGGACTTCGCCAAGAAACAG TCCTCCAAAAGCTTCAGGTCAATGCTGGAGCAGAGGACGAAGCTGCCGGCTTGGGATGAAAGATACAACATTCTGGAACTGCTGGAAAGCTGTCAAGTTTTGGTCGTCAGCGGTATGACGGG GTGCGGTAAGACCACTCAGATCCCCCAGTTCATTCTGGACGCTTCCTTGGCCGGTCCGGCCGATAAGGTGGCCAACATCGTCTGCACTCAGCCGCGACGAATCTCCGCCACCTCGGTGGCCAGGCGGGTGGCGCAGGAACGCGGCGAGAGTCTCGGGCGCTCCGTGGGCTACCAGATTCGCCTGGAGAGTGTCAGG TCGTCTGCCACCAGGCTGCTTTACTGCACCACAGGAGTGTTGCTGAGAAGATTGCAGAGCGACGCGGACCTTCAAGACGTCACCCACGTCATCGTGGATGAGGTGCACGAGCGCACGGACGAGAG TGACTTCCTCCTTTTGGTCCTCAAAGACCTGATTCTTCAGAGAACTGACTTGAAGATTATCCTCATGAGCGCCACACTGAATGCCAACCTCTTCTCGGAATATTTCTACGACTGTCCTACTGTTCACATacctg GTCACACTTTCCCCGTGACTCAGCTCTTCCTGGAGGACGCCATCTCTTTGACCCG CTACGTGGTGGAGGACGGGAGCCCTTACGTGCGCTCAAGCCGGCAAAACTCCTCCGCCGCCAGTCGGCAGGGTGGAAGGGGAGCGCCAAAGGGCATCGTGGACACCTTGGGGGAGGACATGTGGAACTTCATGTCTTTCACTAAAAAGGACTTTGTCAAGGACTCGGTGCCCGACCAGCAGCTCAGCTTGCAGGAACTTACGGTTAGATTCAAAG GTTGTAAAGCGTCTGTGCTGAAGACCATTGCCGCGATGGACCTGGACAAGATCAATATGGACCTGATAGAAAGTCTGCTGGAGTGGATTGTGGATGGAAAGCACAGTTACCCCCCAG GTGCCGTGCTGGTGTTTCTTCCCGGCCTCGCCGAGATCAAGATGCTTTTTGAGCAGCTGCAGTCAAACAGGATGTTCAGCAACAGGCGCACCGACAGATGCGTGGTGTACCCGCTCCACTCCAGTATGTCCAACGAGGAGCAGCAGGCCGTCTTCAACCGCCCGCCCGAGGGCGTCACCAAGATCATCATCTCCACCAACATCGCCGAGACCTCGGTCACCATCGACGACGTGGTGTACGTCGTCGACTGCGGCAAGATGAAGGAGAAAAG CTACGACGCGTCCAAAAGCATGGAGAGCCTGGACGAGTCGTGGGTTTCACGGGCCAACGCGCTGCAGAGGAAGGGCCGGGCGGGCCGCGTGGCCTCCGGGGTCTGCTTCCACCTTTTCACCAGCCACTGCTTCCGACACCAGCTGGCCGAGCAACAGATTCCCCAGATCCAGAGAGTTCCCCTGGAGCAGCTCTGCCTCCG CATCAAGATCCTGGACGTGTTCGCCGAGCAACCGCTGGAGGACGTCTTCCGTTGCCTCATCGAGCCGCCGGCCACGGGCAGCTTGGAGGCGGCCGAGCGGCGCCTGCAGGACCTCGGCGCCCTGACGGCAGAGGAGAAGCTCACTCCGCTGGGCTACCACCTGGCCCGCCTGCCCGTCGACGTACGCGTCGGCAAGCTCATGCTGTTTGGCGCCATCTTCCGCTGCCTCGACCCGGCGCTCACCATCGCTGCCAGTCTCGCCTTCAAATCACCTTTT GTGTCACCGTGGGGCAAGCAGGAGGAGGCCAACTTGAAGAAACTGGCCTTTGCCGTGGCCAGGAGTGACCACCTGGCTCTGCTGCAGGCTTACAAG GGTTGGTGCAGCGCTAAAAAGGCAACCAAAGCGTCTGGCCACCGTTATTGCCAGGAGAACTTCCTGTCCGGGCGGGTTCTGCAGGAAATCGCTTGCGTCAAGCGGCAGTTTGCCGAGCTGCTTTCCGACATCGGCTTCATCAAAGAGGGGCTGAGGTCCAGGGACATCGAGCGACTCAGCTCCAAAGGCTCCGACGGTGTTCTGGAGGCTACGGGCCCCGAG GCGAACCTCAATGCGGAGAACATGGACCTCATGTCTGCCATGCTGTGTGCTGCCCTCTATCCCAATGTGGTGCAG GTCAAAGCCCCTCAAGACGTTTACAAGATGAGCATCAAAGGAGCGGTGAAGATGCACCCCAACGAGCTGCACTTCCTGACTAAGAGCGACGGCTGCGTCCACGTTCACCCCTCGTCCGTCAACTACTCC TTCCGCCAGTACGCCAGCCCCTACCTGGTGTACTTGGAGAAGGTGAAAACCAGCCGGGTCTTCATCCGGGACTGCAGCATGGTGTCCGTGTACGCTTTGGTGCTGTTCGGAGGCGGGGAGATCAACGTAGACATGCACAAGGGCCAGTTTGTCATCTCCCTGGACGACGGATGGATTCGATTCGCTGCCGATTCTCACCAG GTGGCAGAGCTGATAAAGGAGCTGCGCCTGGAGCTGGACCGCCTGCTGGAGGATAAAATCCGGAACCCCAGCATGGACCTGTGCAGCTGCCCCCGCGGCTCCCGCATCATCCACATGATTGTCAACCTCGTGTCCACTCAGTAA